The Dokdonia sp. 4H-3-7-5 genomic interval GAGGTGCCTAATAAGAATCCGCGTATTGTGAGTATGCGCTCTGCAGTGGCTAGTAAGAAATTCCAAGAAGCAGAAATGGAATTACCACTTACACTAGGTAAAACCATATCAAACGAAACTTTTGTGGTAGACCTTGCCAAAATGCCTCACCTACTCATGGCAGGTGCAACAGGACAAGGTAAATCTGTTGGTCTTAATGCAATCCTGACTTCGCTACTGTACAAAAAACACCCTGCCGAAGTGAAATTTGTACTGGTAGATCCTAAAAAAGTGGAGCTTACTTTATTCAATAAAATAGAACGACACTATCTAGCAAAACTTCCTGACACAGACGAGGCAATTATCACAGATAATTCTAAGGTAATTAACACGCTTAACTCTCTATGTATAGAGATGGATAACCGTTATGACTTGCTTAAGGATGCCATGTGTCGTAACATTAAGGAGTACAACGTCAAGTTTAAAGCACGTAAACTCAATCCAGAAAATGGTCACAAGTTCTTACCATATATTGTACTAGTAGTAGACGAGTTTGCAGATCTTATTATGACTTCTGGAAAAGAAGTAGAAACACCAATAGCAAGGCTTGCACAGCTTGCTCGTGCCATTGGTATTCACTTAATCATTGCAACACAACGTCCTTCTGTAAACGTGATTACGGGTATTATTAAAGCAAACTTCCCAGCTCGTATCGCTTTTAGAGTAACTTCAAAAATAGATAGCCGTACTATTCTTGACACCTCTGGTGCAGACCAGCTTATAGGTCGTGGTGACATGTTGTACACTCAAGGTAATGACGTGGTGCGTATACAGTGTGCCTTTGTAGACACCCCAGAAGTAGAACGTATTGTAGATTATATAGGGAATCAAAAAGCATATCCAGACGCTCACTTATTGCCAGAATATGTAGGTGAAGAGAGTGGCACAAGTCTTGATATAGATGCTTCAGATAGGGATGCACTTTTCCGAGATGCTGCAGAGGTTTTAGTAATTGCACAACAAGGAAGCGCTTCTCTATTACAACGTAAATTAAAACTAGGATATAATAGAGCTGGAAGAATCATAGATCAACTAGAAGCTGCAGGTGTAGTAGGTCCTTTTGAAGGAAGTAAAGCACGTCAAGTACTAGTTCAAGATATGGCTGGACTGGATCAACTCCTAAATAACGAATAAATCAAAATGAAAAAGAAACTTATTTTTTGGCTGGCTCCTATCCTTTTTAAGAAAGTGTTAGTTCCTGTCGCAGTAAAAGGTTACCGCAAATTTGCAAAACGTGCAATGCCTGTGGTATTGTTATTATTTATGACCGCTTTCGCGAAAGCGCAAACAGCACAAACCCTTCTTAAAGAGGTAGACACCAAGGTAAAAAGCTATGACAACATCGCTATTGATTTTAAATATGCCTTAAGTAATGAAGCCGAAGGGGTAAATCAAGAGACTAAAGGAAACGTAGTAATGGCTGGTAACAACTACAAGCTATCTCTTATGGGGACTACGCAATTATTTGATGGAAAGAACGTTTATACTATTGTTCCTGAAGATGAGGAAATCACCATTAGTGCAATGAGTGATCAAGATGAAAATGCAATCACACCTTCAAAAATGTTATCCTTCTTTAATGAAGGTTACACTCAGAAGATGGACATCGTGCAAAAAGTAAACGGTAGAGAAATACAGTTTGTAAAGCTTACTCCTATGGACTCTAATAGTGACGTAAAATATACGTTATTAGGTGTAGATGCACAGACTAAGCATATTCACAAGCTTATTATCACACAAAAGAATGGTACTAAAGTGACTATTACTGTAAATTCATTTAAGCCTAATCAACCTTTGGCAAAGAATGTATTTGTTTTTGATA includes:
- a CDS encoding LolA family protein, whose amino-acid sequence is MKKKLIFWLAPILFKKVLVPVAVKGYRKFAKRAMPVVLLLFMTAFAKAQTAQTLLKEVDTKVKSYDNIAIDFKYALSNEAEGVNQETKGNVVMAGNNYKLSLMGTTQLFDGKNVYTIVPEDEEITISAMSDQDENAITPSKMLSFFNEGYTQKMDIVQKVNGREIQFVKLTPMDSNSDVKYTLLGVDAQTKHIHKLIITQKNGTKVTITVNSFKPNQPLAKNVFVFDKTKYADYYINKL